The genomic stretch CCCCGTGAGGACGTGCGGGGCGGCGACGGGATGAAGCCGGAACGCCGAGGCCACCATTGACTCTCCTTGACGGCCGTACAGGGCCGTAATAGAACACGTTTCAGTACGATGTAACCAAGCGCTTGATCAAGAGGGTGACCCAGGTGCACATCGACCTCGTCGACAGGGACCGCTACGCGACCTCTGGACCACCGCACGACCAGTTCGCCTGGCTGCGCGCGAACTCTCCCGTCCACTGGCATGAGGGCGAGCCGGGCTTCTGGGCCGTCACCCGCTACGAGGACGTCGTGCACGTCTCACGCCACTCCGACCTGTTCTCGTCGTCTCGCAGGCTCGCGCTCATCGAGGAACTGACGGAGGAGCAGATCGCCCTCCAGCGGCTGATGATGCTCAACCAGGACCCGCCTGAGCACACCAGACGCCGTTCGCTGGTCAACCGGGGCTTCACCCCGCGCACGATCGGAGCCCTCGAACAACACATCCGCGACATCTGCGACGACCTCCTCGACAAGTGCACGGGCGAGATCGACTTCGTCACCGAGATCGCCGCACCGCTGCCCCTTTACGTGATCTGCGAGTTGCTCGGCGCGCCCGTGTCCGACCGCGACAAGGTCTTCGCCTGGTCCAACCGCATGATCGGCGCGCAGGACTCCGACTACGCCGCCAACCCGGAGGAGGGCTCGGCCGCCGCCATGGAGGTCTACGCCTGGGCCAACCAACTGGCGGCACAGCGCAGAGCCAACCCCAAGAACGACATCGTCACCAAGCTCCTGCAGCCGGACGAGAACGGCGAAACTCTCGACGAGCACGAATTCGACCTCTTCGTCCTCCTCCTCGTGGTCGCCGGCAACGAGACCACCCGCAACGCCGCCTCGGGCGGCATGCTCACCCTCTTCGACCACCCGGACCAGTGGGACCGCCTCGTCGCCGACCCCACGCTGGCCAAGACGGCCGCCGACGAGATCGTCCGCTGGATCTCCCCGGTCAACCTGTTCCGCCGCACCTCCACGAAGGATCAGGAACTGGGCGGGCAGCACATCAAGGCCGACGACAAGGTCGTGGTCTTCTACGCCGCCGCCAACCGCGACACCGCCGTCTTCCCCGACGCCGACGTCTTCGACATCGCCCGCGACCCCAACCCGCACATCGGCTTCGGAGGCGGAGGCGCCCATTTCTGCCTGGGCAACCACCTCGCCAAGCTGGAGCTCCGCATCCTGTTCGAACAACTGGCCCGCCGCCGCCCCCGCCTGCGCCAATCAGGCCCGGCCCGCCGGCTGCGCTCGAACTTCATCAACGGCATCAAGGAACTCCCCGTCACCATCGGCTGACCGCCCGTCGCCGCGGGCGCGTCGGCGTGGGCGGCCGTCGTCTCGCGTTCAGGTTCGGCCGCGCGTCATGCGCCCGCGACATGCGCCCGCGACATCGCCATGCAGTGAGCGCGACCCCGGAGGGGAGCGGCCATCCTGCTTCCTGCCCAGGCGTGACCGAGTGCTCTTGCGAGCCCTTGGTCGTCACCTCCAGCGGCGTCCGCGGCGAGCCGCGCGGATGCGGCGGAGGATGCGGGTGGTGCCCTCAGGGCCGGGCTGCCAGCCGCGCTCCATCAAGGCGTTGGCCACATGGTGGAGGAGGCCGGCGATCTGGCCGGGGATGACGTCCCTCCGGACGGCGATCACCCGCCAGCCGCGTCGTCGTAGCTCCTCCCGCCGGTCGGCGTCGCGCTGTTGATCCGCGGCCGAGGTGTGGTGCTCCTGGCCGTCGTATTCGACCGCGACCTTGAAGTCCTCCCAGCCCATGTCGAGATAGGCGTGCCTGTCGTTGTCCAGCTCGACTCTGATCTGAGTGGACGGTTTGGGAAGGCCACCCTCCACGAGGATCACCCTGAGCCAGCTCTCCCTCGGCGAGGCGGATCCGGGGTCGGCCAGGCTGAGGGTGTCGCGCACACGCCAGGTGTTGAGCGGCCGGCGCCACAGCGCGTCGAGGTCGACTCCCTGGCGGGCGAACTGGTCGAGAATCGCCACACCCTCGACGCGCGGCAACCAGCGGGCACAGTCGAGCGCCGTGCGTTCCATGGTGGTGACGCGCACGCCGCCATGTGTCGTGACGTCCTCGTCGGGCAAGGGCGCGACGTAGGTGACACAGCCGGGGACCGCCAGATGGCCGGGGGCGGTCAGCTCGATCGGCCAGTCGCCCTGCGGCGGCGACAGGACGCTGACGCCCCAGATGCACGCGGCGCTCTGGCGGCAGACGACGGCCTGCGGGACGGTGCGGGTGATCCGCCTGGCGCGATCGATCACGGTTGATCGAATGGTGTCCATGGCGTGAGTGGCGGGCTGGGGGTCTCGGTGGTTCACGGCGACGAGAGTGCCATCGAACAGAAGTTCGACAGAGAAGCGAACGCGGTTCTGTGGACGACCGTGCGTCGTCCACCTTCACGCCTCAGGGATGCAGGGTGAGGCCCTTCAGGACCTTGTCCACGCCGTTGCGCGGCCCATGGACCGCCACCCCCACTAGCCCCAGCTCATCGGCCTCCATAGCGCGCACGGCCGCCCGGTTGTCCGCATCGTGCCCCGTCTTGAACATCTCCTCGATGTAAACGGCCACATCGATCCCCCGCCCCACCGCCTTCTCCCGGACGACCCGCAACTCCTCCAGGGACGCTACGTAAACCAGCACAGGCTGCCGGAACATTGGCAGGTACGAGTTGCCCGACCCGTCCTCGTATGGCTCCCCGATGGTCTCCGGCACCCCGCCCGCCACCGCACTGGCCAGGAAGGCGGTGACGTTGAGCTGCTGCCATGCGGCCAGGTCCCCGCGGACCACAATGCCGATCTTGGTGTCGAAACGCATGGCAGCAAGTCTCCACACGCCGCCCCCGCCCGTCTTGAACGCTCGTGCGGCGGGAGCGGACTACTCGGGGATGACCGGCTGCCAGTCCGGCACCTCGTGATAGCGCCGCAGCTCGGACACCCCCGCCAGGATGCCGC from Nonomuraea polychroma encodes the following:
- a CDS encoding cytochrome P450; protein product: MIKRVTQVHIDLVDRDRYATSGPPHDQFAWLRANSPVHWHEGEPGFWAVTRYEDVVHVSRHSDLFSSSRRLALIEELTEEQIALQRLMMLNQDPPEHTRRRSLVNRGFTPRTIGALEQHIRDICDDLLDKCTGEIDFVTEIAAPLPLYVICELLGAPVSDRDKVFAWSNRMIGAQDSDYAANPEEGSAAAMEVYAWANQLAAQRRANPKNDIVTKLLQPDENGETLDEHEFDLFVLLLVVAGNETTRNAASGGMLTLFDHPDQWDRLVADPTLAKTAADEIVRWISPVNLFRRTSTKDQELGGQHIKADDKVVVFYAAANRDTAVFPDADVFDIARDPNPHIGFGGGGAHFCLGNHLAKLELRILFEQLARRRPRLRQSGPARRLRSNFINGIKELPVTIG
- a CDS encoding DUF559 domain-containing protein, with the protein product MNHRDPQPATHAMDTIRSTVIDRARRITRTVPQAVVCRQSAACIWGVSVLSPPQGDWPIELTAPGHLAVPGCVTYVAPLPDEDVTTHGGVRVTTMERTALDCARWLPRVEGVAILDQFARQGVDLDALWRRPLNTWRVRDTLSLADPGSASPRESWLRVILVEGGLPKPSTQIRVELDNDRHAYLDMGWEDFKVAVEYDGQEHHTSAADQQRDADRREELRRRGWRVIAVRRDVIPGQIAGLLHHVANALMERGWQPGPEGTTRILRRIRAARRGRRWR
- a CDS encoding DUF2000 domain-containing protein: MRFDTKIGIVVRGDLAAWQQLNVTAFLASAVAGGVPETIGEPYEDGSGNSYLPMFRQPVLVYVASLEELRVVREKAVGRGIDVAVYIEEMFKTGHDADNRAAVRAMEADELGLVGVAVHGPRNGVDKVLKGLTLHP